The segment CGCAAAAGGGGCCGAAGCCCCTTGGGCTAGATTAGCCCGCGCTCGGCGAATGATGCCGTGGAGCTACCCGCAACGATGACGTGATCGAGCACCCGCACGTCCACCAGCCCCAGCGCCTCCCTGAGCCGCTGGGTCAGCGCCCGGTCGGCCGCGCTCGGCTCGGGGGTCCCGCTCGGATGGTTGTGCGAAACGATGACCGCCGCCGCATTCAACCGCAGCGCCTCCTTGACCACTTCGCGCGGATACACCGAAGCACCGTCGATGGTGCCGTGGAACATCTCCCGGTATTCGATCAGCCGATGGCGCGTGTCCATGAACAGCACCGCGAACACTTCATGCTCGAAGCCGGCCAGCTTGGTGCGCAGGTACTCCTTGACCGCCGCTGGCGAAGTGAACTCGGCCCCGCGCTGCATCTTCTGGTCGATGACCTGGCGCGCAGCTTCCAGAATGTCGCCGGCTGATGCCGGCAGATAGCGTCCGTGTGCGTCGCGCACCAGTAGCGAGGAATCGAAGGAAGGAAAGGACAGTTGTGACATGATCGTGCTCCGGTTGCTCGGGCGGAATTGCCCGGAACCGTGGAGAGCACGGCGCAGCGAAAGCAGTCAGGGTTCAGGGACGGCCACAGGCCGCAAGCGTGCAAGCACGCGCAGCCCTTGACGGCGAGAACGCCGTGATACGGTGAAGGGAACAGCAAGACCGCCTACCCCCGCCCACTGCATACACTTGCCATTGGGCAAGCGCAGCGCGCAGGCCCGCAAGGGCCGAAGGCATCAGCAACTGTCTTGAATGTCAAGCATGAAGGCTCGACAGCAGCCGACGTTCACGTTCTGTCTTGACATTCGACCTCAAACAGAACATCATTAGTTACATGAAACGCGACAGCCGCCTGTCTTCCGTCCTGCATGCACTGCTGCACATGGCTGAGCAGGATGGCCCCGTCACTTCTGAAACCCTGGCTCAATGCTTGGGTACCAACCCCGTTGTCGTCCGGCGCACCATGGGGTATTTGCGAGAAGCGGGCATCGTCACTTCAGATCGAGGCCACGCGGGTGGATGGCGCATCCATGCCGACCTTGGCGCCGTCACCCTGCTCCAGTTGCACGAGGCGCTGGGCGAGCCGGCCATGTTTGCCATAGGCAATCGCAACGAAACACCGGAGTGCCTGGTCGAGCAATCGGTGAATGCCGCGCTCGAAGGCGCCTTTGCCGAGGCCGAGGCGCTGCTGCTGAAACGGTTCTCGGAAATCACTCTGGCCGATCTGGCCGCCGACTTCGCGCGCCGGCATGCGGCAGCACGACGCAAGAGGAGTTGACCATGCACCACGACGTCATCGTCATCGGCGGGAGCTATGCGGGCATGGCCGCCACCCTGCAACTGGTACGAGCGCGCAGGTCCGTGCTGGTGATCGACGCTGGCGAGCGGCGCAATCGCTTTGCCAGCCATTCGCACGGGTTTCTCGGCCAGGATGGCGTCCCTCCCGGCGAGATCGCGGCGAACGCACGTCGCCAGCTCGAAACCTATCCGACGTTGACCTGGCTCGAAGGCCGGGCCGAAGCCGTTTCAGGGCAGGTGGACGAATTCACTGTCACGACGTCCGATGGCGTACCGCACCAAGGCCGCCGCATCCTGCTGGCCACCGGCGTGGCCGACCAGTTACCTCCCATCGCCGGACTCGCAGAGCGCTGGGGCAAGGCGGTCTTCCATTGCCCGTACTGCCATGGCTACGAACTCGGCCAGGGCCGCATCGGCATCATCGGCGCCGGACCGCTGTCCGTCCATCAGGCCGAACTGCTCACCGATTGGAGCGATGTGACCTTGCTCGTCAACAGTGCCGTGGAACTGAGTCAGGAGGCCAGGGCCACTTTGGAACGCCGGGGCGTGACGATCGAGGAGGCACCCATCGACAGGATTGACGGGCATGCCGACGTGGCGATGACCGACGGACGGCTGTTGCCCTTTGCGGGCCTGTTCACGGCGACGCGCACCGTTCCTTCCGGCTCTCTGGTCGAAGCGATGGGCTGCGCGCTGGAAGAAACGCCCCTCGGCATGCAGGTGCGCACCGACGCCGAGAACAAGACTTCGGTGCCGGGTGTGTTTGCCTGCGGCGATGTGGCCCGGGCACCCCATTCAGTATCGCTGGCCGTGGGCAATGGCGCCATGGCCGGCGCCCAGGTGCACCGCTCGCTGCTCTGGCCAGAGACCGTCCAACCCGTGCAACAAGAGAAGGCTGCCGCCTCATGACCCCGTTCACGTTTTCCGGCACGACCATCGTTTCCAGCTATGCCGAGAACGCCACGCGAATGGTGCCCGGCCTGCGCGACTTGCCGAAGATGGCCGGCGCGCTGCTGGCCGAGCGTGTGCCGACCGATGCGCGCATCCTGGTGCTGGGTGCCGGCGGTGGGCTTGAGTTGAAGGGCTTCGCCGAGATGCAACCGGGTTGGCGCTTCGATGGCGTGGATCCGTCGGCCGAAATGCTCCAGTTGGCCCACACGACCCTGGGACCTCTCGCATCCCGTGCGCGCTTGCACGAAGGCTATATCGACACGGCTCCCATGGGACCGTTCGACGGCGCGACCTGCCTTCTGACGCTGCACTTTCTTCCGCGGGCCAAACGCCTGGAGACCTTGAAGCAGATGCACGTGCGACTCAGGGCCGGCGCTCCTCTGGTCGTCATCCATCACAGCTTCCCCAACGAAGGTCCGGACCAGGACAAGTGGCTCCAGCGCAACGCTGCTTTCGCGGTCGCCTCCGGAATGCCTTCGGCACAGGCCGAGAACATTCGGGCGCTCAAGGAGCGATTGCCCGTACTCTCGCCGGAGCAAGATACTGATCTGCTCAGCGAGGCCGGATTCACGCACATCGAGTTGTTTTATTGCGCATTCACTTTCAAGGGCTGGGTCGCGTACAGGCGATGAACGACTGAGCCCCCCGGCCGCGTTGTGGCACGATGTGAGCCTCCGCATCGTCCTGGGCAGTTGCCGCCGTTTCTTTCCAAGGCCTGCCGGTTCTCACCATGGCATTCAGAATGATCAGCAGCTTGCGCATGCAAGCCACGATGGCGACCTCTTTGGGCTTGCCTGCCGCCACCAGCCGCTCATAGCAGGCTCGGATCAGAGGGTTGTGCCGCATGGCTACGATTGCCGCCATGTAGAGGGCGCTGCGCACCGTTGCCCGACCACCGCAGATCATTCGCTTGCCGCGTGACTGGCCCGAGTCCCGATTCATTGGCGCGACGCCGACCAGTGAGGAGATCTGCTTGGCCTTGAGCTGCCCCAATTCTGGAAGCTCGGAGATCAGCGCAGCCGTAGTCGCCGGCCCAACGCCTTTGACGCTCTGAAAGAGCTTCGTCAGACTGACTTGATATTTGGCGAGATGCGCTGCGATGCTCGCGTCGATGTCCTGAACCTGGCGCTTCAGGATGTTCATCAGTTCGATGATCCCAGGCTGCACATCCGAGTGAGAGGCGTACTTGCGCTGACGTTCACTGACTTGCAAGCGGACAAGCTGCCTCCGACGGGTCACCAACGCATGCAGGCGCTGCTGCGTCTCATCTGCCATCGGCCTGGTGAGGCGATCCCGGTCTGGGCGTTTGTCGATCACTTCGGCCAGCTCTGCCAGCATCAGCACGTCGACGCGATCCGTCTTTGCCAGCCTGCCCATCGCCTTCGCGAAATCTCGCGCCTGTCTGGGATTGACTACCGCCACCTGGAATCCTGCGGCTTGCGGGGCGCAGGCACAGGCACAGGCAAATTGGTAGCGGCCAGTGGCCTCCATGACGACGAGTGAAATTGGTTGTCTCCTCAGCACTGCCACCAGGGCCTGGTGGCCCTCTTGGTCGTTACTGAAAACGGTGGCTGCGCCATCCCTCCCGATGGCTACATCAAGTGTGTTCTTCGAGATATCGATACCGACGACTATTCCATTGGCCATGATCTCTATGCCCCATCCTTGCAAATGCGAATGTGGTTCCTGCAACTGTTCGGGCTTGCAGAGACCAGTCGCAGACATGCGCTCAGGACTGACGCACGGGCTTGGAAGCACCGAGGGATAACGAGCTACATGCTGCGGCCCATCACCGGTGCCAAACGGCACCGGGCGTGAACGGCCCTCCGATCACGTGGAATGGAAGATACAAGGGATCAAAGCCGGATGGCCGCGATTTGGCACCAAGCGCGGGGCGCAGCCCGTGAACCCGACGGCGGTAGGCCGGGACGCTATCGCACTGCGGAATTGCCACAATGAAATGCAACAGATCGTTAAAATAACGTCATATCAAGGAAAATACTGAGGCAGGGAGACGGTCATGGCTATATTGCAAGAGATATTGGTTTGGACCCAGGGAATTCCCGCGTGGCAGAGCGATGCAATTTCTCGCTTGCTGGCGAAACAAACACTGACACCGCAGGACTACGAGGATTTGTATGCCTTGCTCAAGCTGGCACACGGAATCCCTGACCCAAAGAATCGTCAACCTCAGCCACTAACCGCCGACCAGATCCCAGCGAAGGTTAAGGCGACCACGCACATCGAGCTGCGGGCCATCAAGAATCTGCTTAACGTCAACGCAATTGCCGAGAATCAGCAGTTGGCGGTGGGTTCGGCGGGCATGACTGTCATTTATGGCGACAACGGATCCGGCAAGTCAGGATATTCGCGCGTTCTTAAGCGTGCCTGCCGCGCTCGCGATCAGTCCGAGCCCATTCATCCCAATGCCAATCTGCCCGGGGCCAAGGCAGGTAATGCTCAAGCATCCTTCGATATCACGATTGACGGTGCCGTCAAGGAAGTGACTTGGCACCAAGGGAAAGAGGCTCCACCAGAGCTTTCTTCATTCGCTATCTTCGACGCGCATTGCGCCCGGGCATATTTGGATAGTGAGGATGACTTCTCCTACGTGCCGTATGGTCTTGAAGTATTCGAGACGCTCGCCAAGGTCTGTCAACAGCTTAAAAACTCCGTTGAGCAGGAACACAAGCAGTCGGCTGTAGACCTCGCCGTATTCGCCCCGCTGCACGGCGAAACAGCCGTCGGCAAGCTGATCACGGGGCTCTCCGCGAAAACGACCACGGCTCAGATTGAGGCACTTGCCACTTTGAAGCAGGAAGAGCTTGAGCAGCGGGAAACGCTGGAGAAAAGCCTCAAAGAGAACAACCCGAAGGAGAAAGCCGGTCTCTTGCGTTTGCGCGCACGCCGCATTGCGGCGATCGCCAAGAATGCAGCCGATAAAGGACTTGTCGTCGGCCCCGAAGCCATCGCCAAGTTGAAGGCGCTGGCTGATAGCTTCCGTACAGCACAGGTCGCCGCCGCCCTTGCAGCGAAGAATTTCAAGGAGGGCGAAAATCTGCTGCCGGGGACTGGCGGAGAGGCGTGGCGGGAATTGTTTGATGCCGCCCGGAAGTTCGCGCTTGAAGCTCATCCAGATAAACAGTTCCCTGACTTGGGGACGGATGCCGCATGCCCGTTGTGTCAGCAGCCTCTGGCTGCGGGCGCAGAACGGTTGCTGCGATTCGAGGCGTTCATACAAGCGGAAGCGGAAAAGACGGCGCAAGCGCGGCGCCAAGCGCTTGCCGCCGACTACCGCCCATTTGCGGCCTCCGTCATGGTGTTGAACTTTGATGAGGCGACGCAGGCGGAAGTAGCGGAAATCGACTCACCGCTAGTGGCCGACACCAAGACTTTCGAGGCCGCACTGTCGGCGCGGCACGAAGCAATCAAGGCAGCGGTCGTCTCGCATGACTGGACGGGACTGGATCAGGCCCTGGTCAGCCCAGCGGATCGACTACAGGTGCTCGCTGACAAATTGAATGCGGAGGCGGAGGCCCTGGATAGAGCCTCGAATGAAGAAGCTCGCGCTGTGTTGCAGAAGCAACTAGGCGAGTTGGATGCGCGCGTAAAACTCAGTCAAGTTAAGGAGGCCGTGGCTACGGCAGTGACGAAGTTGGTGCACCAAGGGAAACTGAAGAACTGCCTGACTGCGGTCAGGACAAACGCTATATCCCTCAAAGCATCGGAACTCGCGGAAAAGGTGGTCTCCAAGGAACTGGCCGATGCGTTGAACTGGGAATTCAAAGCACTGGGCGTAGGGAGCTTGAGAGTTTCGCTGCAAAGCCGTGCCGACCGAGGGAAGGCGCTGCACAAGCTGAAACTGCAACTGCCGCAGGTTCGTAGTCCGGGTGAGATTCTGAGCGAAGGCGAGCAGCGTGCCATTGCGATCGGCTCGTTCCTCGCCGAGGTGGGATTGAGCGGTGGGAAAGGCGGAATCGTCTTCGACGATCCAGTCTCGTCCCTAGATCATCGTCGGCGCGAGCGCGTGGCCAAGCGCCTGGCCGCTGAAGCGGTGCAGCGGCAGGTCATCATCTTCACGCACGACATCTATTTCCTCTGTCTGCTAGCCGAAGAAGCAAAGCAAGTGGGTGCGGCAGTGGTCACGCAGAGCCTGACGCGGCGTGCTGAAGGCTTCGGCATAGCCGACCCGGAATTGCCGTTCGAAGGAAAGAACGCGAGCAAGCGCATCGGGGTGCTGAAAGCACAGCAGCAAGCAATCGCCAAACTGCACAAGGAAGGCAACGAGCAAGAACATCAAAGGCAGACGGTTGATGCGTACTTCCGCCTGCGCATGGCATGGGAACGCGCGGTGGAAGAAGTCCTCCTGCGAGAAGTCATTCTCCGCTTCCGAAAAGGTGTGGAGACACAACGGCTCGTCGGCGTGAGTGTGGGCGACGATGACTACGCGCAGGTCAACGCGGGAATGAGCAA is part of the Thalassospira lucentensis genome and harbors:
- the radC gene encoding RadC family protein, with translation MSQLSFPSFDSSLLVRDAHGRYLPASAGDILEAARQVIDQKMQRGAEFTSPAAVKEYLRTKLAGFEHEVFAVLFMDTRHRLIEYREMFHGTIDGASVYPREVVKEALRLNAAAVIVSHNHPSGTPEPSAADRALTQRLREALGLVDVRVLDHVIVAGSSTASFAERGLI
- a CDS encoding Rrf2 family transcriptional regulator — translated: MTFDLKQNIISYMKRDSRLSSVLHALLHMAEQDGPVTSETLAQCLGTNPVVVRRTMGYLREAGIVTSDRGHAGGWRIHADLGAVTLLQLHEALGEPAMFAIGNRNETPECLVEQSVNAALEGAFAEAEALLLKRFSEITLADLAADFARRHAAARRKRS
- a CDS encoding NAD(P)/FAD-dependent oxidoreductase, with amino-acid sequence MHHDVIVIGGSYAGMAATLQLVRARRSVLVIDAGERRNRFASHSHGFLGQDGVPPGEIAANARRQLETYPTLTWLEGRAEAVSGQVDEFTVTTSDGVPHQGRRILLATGVADQLPPIAGLAERWGKAVFHCPYCHGYELGQGRIGIIGAGPLSVHQAELLTDWSDVTLLVNSAVELSQEARATLERRGVTIEEAPIDRIDGHADVAMTDGRLLPFAGLFTATRTVPSGSLVEAMGCALEETPLGMQVRTDAENKTSVPGVFACGDVARAPHSVSLAVGNGAMAGAQVHRSLLWPETVQPVQQEKAAAS
- a CDS encoding class I SAM-dependent methyltransferase — translated: MTPFTFSGTTIVSSYAENATRMVPGLRDLPKMAGALLAERVPTDARILVLGAGGGLELKGFAEMQPGWRFDGVDPSAEMLQLAHTTLGPLASRARLHEGYIDTAPMGPFDGATCLLTLHFLPRAKRLETLKQMHVRLRAGAPLVVIHHSFPNEGPDQDKWLQRNAAFAVASGMPSAQAENIRALKERLPVLSPEQDTDLLSEAGFTHIELFYCAFTFKGWVAYRR
- a CDS encoding transposase, which codes for MANGIVVGIDISKNTLDVAIGRDGAATVFSNDQEGHQALVAVLRRQPISLVVMEATGRYQFACACACAPQAAGFQVAVVNPRQARDFAKAMGRLAKTDRVDVLMLAELAEVIDKRPDRDRLTRPMADETQQRLHALVTRRRQLVRLQVSERQRKYASHSDVQPGIIELMNILKRQVQDIDASIAAHLAKYQVSLTKLFQSVKGVGPATTAALISELPELGQLKAKQISSLVGVAPMNRDSGQSRGKRMICGGRATVRSALYMAAIVAMRHNPLIRACYERLVAAGKPKEVAIVACMRKLLIILNAMVRTGRPWKETAATAQDDAEAHIVPQRGRGAQSFIACTRPSP
- a CDS encoding AAA family ATPase — protein: MAILQEILVWTQGIPAWQSDAISRLLAKQTLTPQDYEDLYALLKLAHGIPDPKNRQPQPLTADQIPAKVKATTHIELRAIKNLLNVNAIAENQQLAVGSAGMTVIYGDNGSGKSGYSRVLKRACRARDQSEPIHPNANLPGAKAGNAQASFDITIDGAVKEVTWHQGKEAPPELSSFAIFDAHCARAYLDSEDDFSYVPYGLEVFETLAKVCQQLKNSVEQEHKQSAVDLAVFAPLHGETAVGKLITGLSAKTTTAQIEALATLKQEELEQRETLEKSLKENNPKEKAGLLRLRARRIAAIAKNAADKGLVVGPEAIAKLKALADSFRTAQVAAALAAKNFKEGENLLPGTGGEAWRELFDAARKFALEAHPDKQFPDLGTDAACPLCQQPLAAGAERLLRFEAFIQAEAEKTAQARRQALAADYRPFAASVMVLNFDEATQAEVAEIDSPLVADTKTFEAALSARHEAIKAAVVSHDWTGLDQALVSPADRLQVLADKLNAEAEALDRASNEEARAVLQKQLGELDARVKLSQVKEAVATAVTKLVHQGKLKNCLTAVRTNAISLKASELAEKVVSKELADALNWEFKALGVGSLRVSLQSRADRGKALHKLKLQLPQVRSPGEILSEGEQRAIAIGSFLAEVGLSGGKGGIVFDDPVSSLDHRRRERVAKRLAAEAVQRQVIIFTHDIYFLCLLAEEAKQVGAAVVTQSLTRRAEGFGIADPELPFEGKNASKRIGVLKAQQQAIAKLHKEGNEQEHQRQTVDAYFRLRMAWERAVEEVLLREVILRFRKGVETQRLVGVSVGDDDYAQVNAGMSKCSNYAHDKAMMGGVAIPDPDELLTDILALESWRAQVHKRSEETAKKRKAGPPIPAGAGVQVAPA